The window CTGCTGTGTGGAGGGCGCGGTGGGGTCATGGAAGCCGCCGCGCGAGGGGCAAGAGAGGCGGGCGGTCTCACCATCGGTATCTTGCCGGGCATGAACGCCAGCGAGACGCCTCCCAATCCCTACATCGCCGTGGCGATATTTACCGGCTTGCGCGATGGGCGCAACTGGATCAACGTGTGCGCCAGCGATGCGATTATCGCTATCTCTGGCGGCTACGGCACGTTGTCGGAGATCGCACTTGCGCTGAAGGTGGGAAAGCCGGTGGTGTTGCTGCACTCGTGGGAGCTGCCTTCGCACGAGGCTTCGCCATTGTATGTCGCCCGAACCCCTGAGGAGGCGGTGGAGATGGCGTTTCGGGAGATTCGTGGATCCTGATGGCATTGCCAGCAGGAACAACAAAAGCCGCCGCTGCTTGATAGGGACGAAGACTGAGGGCTACCCTTGAAATTTTCTCTCACTTCCCCGCAAAATCCCTTGCCAAACACGACGACCCTGTGATATACTGTCCCCAAAGAACCAAATGAAGAAGGGGGAACCATCATGAACCGTGTTCGCAAACGCTTTGTGACCAAACCCCTCGCA of the Bacillota bacterium genome contains:
- a CDS encoding TIGR00725 family protein; the protein is MPRTYRIVIGVMGASQCDEQTFEMARRVGTLIAQRGAVLLCGGRGGVMEAAARGAREAGGLTIGILPGMNASETPPNPYIAVAIFTGLRDGRNWINVCASDAIIAISGGYGTLSEIALALKVGKPVVLLHSWELPSHEASPLYVARTPEEAVEMAFREIRGS